The following coding sequences lie in one Sulfuricurvum sp. genomic window:
- a CDS encoding FecR family protein, which yields MKSLIIILAFVLSAWSSESVAFIKNIHNDARVKRDDAVHTAKIGEYLFSGDTIHTGKNSSIGLSFNDGTRIAIGPESEFIINDYLFQPTKKDFKFNVTLPKGTMVFESGKIGKLAPEKVNIKVPQGIIGIRGTKFIVDAE from the coding sequence GTGAAATCACTCATTATCATTCTGGCATTTGTGCTGAGCGCATGGAGTTCAGAATCGGTAGCTTTTATTAAAAATATACACAATGATGCACGTGTAAAAAGAGACGATGCGGTTCACACGGCAAAAATCGGGGAATATCTTTTTAGCGGGGATACGATTCATACCGGAAAAAACAGCTCTATAGGACTCTCTTTCAACGACGGAACACGAATCGCTATCGGTCCTGAGAGTGAATTCATTATTAACGATTATCTCTTTCAACCCACCAAAAAAGATTTTAAATTCAATGTGACCCTACCCAAGGGGACAATGGTATTTGAATCAGGGAAAATCGGGAAATTAGCTCCTGAAAAAGTAAATATCAAAGTTCCGCAGGGAATTATCGGTATTCGCGGTACGAAATTTATTGTGGATGCCGAATAA
- a CDS encoding OmpA family protein — protein sequence MEPFFLWSAILLSLPFITSTPKTTVILLDNESAHNAVAVSSDAGNVIVDQPYFYTVLTASDKQPSPVTKGDPDAIRQKYAEQLNCLPSKPVSLLFYFESGTSELTESSKNQINELIDLIASREPAAVDIIGHSDRAGEAEQNHQLALERAKTVEKYLQEHNVTLVRSSVTSYGENDPLIPTEDGVAEPQNRRVEVIVR from the coding sequence ATGGAACCGTTCTTCTTATGGAGTGCTATTCTATTATCGCTCCCTTTTATAACCTCGACACCCAAAACGACAGTGATTTTACTCGATAACGAATCTGCACACAATGCCGTTGCCGTTTCTAGCGATGCAGGAAATGTGATTGTGGATCAACCCTATTTTTATACGGTACTGACCGCCTCGGACAAACAGCCCTCTCCAGTTACAAAAGGTGATCCGGATGCAATACGTCAGAAATACGCAGAGCAACTGAATTGTCTTCCAAGCAAACCGGTTTCACTCCTGTTTTATTTCGAGTCCGGAACCTCTGAACTGACCGAATCATCAAAAAATCAGATCAATGAGCTCATCGACCTGATCGCGTCACGAGAACCTGCAGCGGTAGACATTATCGGACATTCCGATCGTGCAGGCGAAGCCGAACAAAATCATCAATTGGCATTGGAACGTGCCAAAACAGTCGAAAAATATCTGCAAGAACACAATGTAACTTTGGTACGAAGTTCTGTCACATCGTACGGAGAAAATGATCCGCTAATCCCAACCGAAGACGGTGTAGCGGAACCTCAGAATCGCCGTGTAGAAGTCATAGTACGCTAA
- a CDS encoding response regulator transcription factor encodes MIRAVPYRINRNSLNGIKNQRMLQTQTIYEETKRLSVLFVEDDDPIRQRTAEILEDYFYRVDTGIDGIDALEKFNHYFVSKQKYYDLVISDIQMPRMNGVELTAELYAIRPDQPIIILSAHTEAEYLITLLNYGVAQFITKPIQYQEMLDTLHKVCKKINTAITVIPENRHIIALDEDTCWDNEKKKLICRGSDASLTKYEIHLMTLLTSKFEQVCSSDDILHHFYLNNIDVSSDNLRGMMMRLRKKLPENTLSSIYGLGYRLSYSHAKPL; translated from the coding sequence ATGATACGTGCTGTACCATATCGTATTAACCGCAATTCATTAAATGGGATTAAAAATCAACGGATGTTACAGACTCAAACCATTTACGAAGAGACTAAGCGGCTTTCCGTCTTATTTGTAGAAGACGATGACCCCATTCGTCAGCGAACGGCAGAAATCTTAGAAGATTATTTTTACCGTGTCGATACGGGAATTGATGGAATCGATGCCCTCGAAAAATTCAACCATTATTTCGTTTCGAAACAAAAATACTACGATTTAGTCATTTCTGATATCCAAATGCCGAGAATGAATGGAGTTGAACTAACGGCTGAACTCTACGCCATACGCCCCGATCAACCGATCATCATTCTCTCGGCGCATACGGAAGCCGAATATCTCATTACCCTGCTCAATTATGGAGTTGCCCAGTTTATCACCAAACCGATTCAATACCAAGAGATGCTCGATACCCTCCATAAAGTATGCAAAAAAATCAATACGGCCATAACCGTCATACCGGAAAATAGACATATCATCGCTTTAGATGAAGATACCTGCTGGGACAACGAGAAAAAAAAGTTAATCTGCCGCGGAAGCGATGCTTCCCTAACCAAATATGAAATTCATTTAATGACATTACTGACTTCAAAGTTTGAGCAGGTGTGCAGCAGCGATGATATTCTCCATCATTTCTATCTCAATAATATCGATGTCAGTTCAGATAATCTTCGCGGAATGATGATGCGTCTTCGAAAAAAACTCCCGGAAAACACCCTCTCCAGCATCTATGGCTTGGGATATCGTCTCTCTTACTCACATGCTAAACCTCTCTAA